One Pseudomonas sp. MM213 genomic window, AGCCGCCGCCTGCGTCGTCTCGCAAGCCTGGTACCAGCTGTAGTTTACGGTGGCGAAAAAGCCCCTGAATCCATCAGCATGCTGGCTAAAGAAGTTGCCAAACTGCTCGAAAACGAAGCGGCTTACAGCCACATCATCGAGCTGAACGTTGGTGGCACCAAGCAAAACGTAATCATCAAAGCTCTGCAGCGTCACCCGGCCAAAGGCCACGTGATGCACGCTGACTTCGTACGCGTAGTTGCCGGCCAAAAGCTGACCGCTATCGTTCCAGTGCACTTCATCAACGAAGAAGCACCAGCGAAGAAAGGCGGCGAGATTTCGCACGTTGTTGCTGAAATCGAAGTGACCTGCCTGCCAAAAGACCTGCCTGAATTCATCGAAGTCGACCTGGCTAACGCCGAAATCGGTTCGATCATTCACCTGTCCGACCTCAAAGCCCCTAAAGGCGTTGAGTTTGTTGCTCTGGCACACGGCGATGACAAGGCTGTTGCCAACGTCCACGCTCCACGTGTTGCTCCAGAAGCTGCTGAAGGCGCTGCAGAGTAATTCACTCTGTGATGCCGGAGTGACCCGGTAACATCGCGGACTGGAACGTAGCGAGAAAGCGGGCGAGAACGCGGAGTTTACATAATGGTAAATGAGCACTTGTCGTCCACTTTCGCCGCACACCCGGATTGCGGCGATGTTATCCACCACTCCAAAGAAGGGCCCCTATCGTGACTGCCATCAAACTGATCGTTGGCCTGGGAAATCCAGGCGCTGAATACGAACAGACCCGGCATAACGCAGGGGCCCTTTTTGTTGAGCGCATCGCGAACGCACAAGGCGTCAACCTTGTGGCGGACCGCAAATATTTCGGCCTGACCGGGCGTTATTCGCACCAGGGTCAGGATGTTCGTCTGCTGATTCCCACCACGTACATGAACCGCAGCGGCCAGGCCGTGGCGGCACTCGCAGGATTCTTCCGCATCAAGCCTGAAGAAATCCTCGTGGCGCATGACGAACTCGACCTGCCACCGGGCGTTGCCAAACTCAAACAGGGCGGCGGCCATGGCGGTCACAACGGGTTGCGCGACATCATCGCGCAGCTGGGCAATCAGAATACCTTCTACCGCTTGCGGCTTGGCATTGGCCATCCGGGCGTAGCCAGTATGGTTTCAAATTTCGTCCTGGGTCGTGCGCCACGCGCCGAACAGGAAAAACTCGATGCCAGCATCGACTTTGCCCTCGGCGTGCTGCCGGATATCCTCGCCGGGGAATGGAACCGCGCGATGAAAAACCTGCACAGCCAGAAGGCCTGACTCTACTCCTCGGGGAAAACACCATGGGATTCAATTGCGGCATCGTCGGCCTGCCTAACGTCGGTAAGTCCACCCTGTTCAACGCCCTGACCAAATCCGGGATCGCGGCCGAGAACTTCCCCTTCTGCACCATCGAGCCGAACAGCGGTATCGTGCCGATGCCGGATCCGCGTCTGGACGCTTTGGCGGCCATCGTCAAACCAAAGCGCATCCTGCCGACCACCATGGAATTCGTCGACATCGCGGGCCTTGTTGCCGGCGCCTCGAAAGGTGAAGGCCTGGGCAACAAGTTCCTGGCCAACATCCGTGAAACCGATGCCATCGCCCACGTAGTCCGCTGCTTCGAAGACGAGAACGTGATTCACGTCTCCAACAGCGTCGACCCGAAACGCGACATCGAAATCATCGACCTGGAACTGATCTTCGCCGACCTCGACAGCTGCGAGAAGCAACTGCAGAAAGTCGCACGCAACGCCAAGGGCGGTGACAAGGACGCAGTGGTCCAGAAAGGCCTGCTGGAGCAACTGATCGCTCACTTCACCGAAGGCAAGCCAGCGCGCAGCCTGATGAAGAGCATGGGCACCGACGAGAAAGCGGTGATCAAGGGCTTCCACCTGCTGACCACCAAACCGGTCATGTACATCGCTAACGTCGCTGAAGACGGTTTCGAAAACAACCCGCACCTGGACGTGGTCCGCGCCATCGCCGAAGAAGAAGGCGCCGTGGTTGTTCCGGTGTGCAACAAGATCGAAGCGGAAATTGCCGAGCTGGATGACGGCGAAGAGAAAGACATGTTCCTCGAAGCCCTTGGCCTCGAAGAGCCTGGCCTGAACCGCGTGATCCGCGCCGGCTACGAAATGCTGCACCTGCAGACCTACTTCACCGCCGGTGTCGAAGAAGTCCGCGCCTGGACCGTCCGCGTTGGTGCCACCGCACCGCAAGCCGCTGGCGTGATCCACACCGACTTCGAAAAAGGCTTCATCCGCGCCGAAGTCATCGCCTACGACGACTTCATCCAGTACAAGGGCGAAGCCGGCACCAAAGAAGCCGGTAAATGGCGTCTGGAAGGCAAGGACTACATCGTTAAAGACGGCGACGTGATGCACTTCCGTTTTAACGTGTAAGACAGCAGCCCAAGAAAAAGCCGCGTTTGATACGCGGCTTTTTTGTGCCTGAAATCCGGGCAACACCCAATCCTGTAGGAGCATGGCTTGCCCGCGAAGAACGATAACGCGGCTTACCTGAATCACCGCGTCATCGTTCTTCGCGGGCAAGCCTCGCTCCTACAGGTCAGTGGTGTTCAGGCCTTTTTGGTTCTTGGCAGGAAGATCGCCAACACGCCCAACAACGGCAGGAAAGAGCACAGGAAGTACACGTATTCGATGCCGTGCACGTCCGCCAGATGGCCCAGCAACGCCGCGCCAATCCCGCCGAAACCGAACATCAGCCCGAAGAACACCCCGGCAATCATCCCGACATTACCCGGCACCAATTCCTGTGCATAAACCACAATGGCCGAGAATGCCGAGGCCAGGATGAAGCCAATCACCACGCTCAGAATGCTGGTCCAGAACAAATCAACATGCGGCAGGATCAGGGTGAACGGCGCAACCCCAAGGATCGAAAACCAGATCACCGCCTTACGCCCGATCTTGTCGCCAATCGGCCCGCCGAAGAAAGTCCCCGCCGCCACCGCCCCCAGAAACAGGAACAAATGCAGCTGCGAACTTGCCACCGAGAGGTCGAATTTCTCGATCAGGTAAAAGGTGAAGTAACTGGTCAGACTGGCCATGTAGAAATACTTGGAGAACACCAGCAGCCCAAGCACCACCAGCGCACTGGTGACCCTGCCCTTCGACAAGCCATGAGTGGCCGCCTGACCTTGCTTGAGCTTGAACAGGTTCAAGTGATTAGCATACCAACGGCTGATCCGGTAGAGCACGAACAGCGCAAACAACGCGAACAAGCCGAACCACGCCACATGACCCTGGCCGAACGGAATGATGATCGCCGCCGCCAGCAATGGGCCAAAGGCCGAACCCGCGTTACCGCCCACCTGGAACGTCGATTGCGCCAGACCGAAGCGCCCGCCCGAAGCCAGTCGCGCCACACGGGAGGCTTCCGGGTGAAAGGTCGAGGAACCAACACCGATCAGCCCTGCCGCCAGCAGGATCATCGGAAAGCTGCCGACCACCGACATCATCAAAATACCAATCAACGTACACACCGTACCGGCCGGAAGCAGCCAGGGTTTGGGATGACGATCGGTGTGGTAACCGACCCACGGCTGCAACAGCGAGGCTGTCAGTTGAAAGGTCAGGGTGATCAGGCCGACCTGGGTGAAGGTCAGGCCGTAGTTGGCCTTGAGCATCGGGTAGATCGACGGCAGCACCGACTGAATCAGGTCGTTGATCAAATGCGCCAGCGCCACGGCGCCGATGATGCGCATGACCAGAGGGCTGTTTTGTGACGTCGCGGATGCCGGCGTCGCGCCGGTCTGGGCATTGCTGATAGCCATGGGAGTTTCCGTACAACAGATGGGTGCACACGGGCAGGTGCGTCAATGTGCCATTTTTCAGTGCAGCTGCGCCATCCCCTTAGCCAGCTAACGAACTAATTTCCGCAAGTAATAGCGCAACGCCATGGTCTGAATCTTGCCTTGTTATCCGCTTCAACGCGGCGCCCTTACAAAGGGCGCCGAGAATGGGAAGTTTCGCTACAGAGTCGGCCTACAGAGCTGGCGAGGGTGAACTTTCGAGGCCTTTAAAAAGGGCACGAGTCGCGGTCGCAACGACCTCGACGCACGCCATTGGTGCGTGGTGTCCAGAGGAGTCATGGGGCATGCAGGCTTTTTTATCTCCGGGGATCGGGTTGCTGGGGCGTTTCGGCTTCGCCCGTAAATTTCAGTTGTTGTTTCTGCTGTTTATCCTGCCACTGGCGGGTAGCCTGCTGATGATCGGCCAGGACTATCGCGCCAAACTGAACCTGATTTCCGGCGAACGTGCCGGGGTTAGGCAGCTGCTCGCGCTGGATGCGCTGGATAACCTGCTCGCCGCCCAGCGTGACCGCGCCGCGCGCTGGCGTGCCACCGAGACCAATCGCCAACCGACACCGGCCACCCTCGCCGCGATGGCGGCGTTCGATGCCGTTCAGCCGGCGGTCGCGCAAGCCACCACGGACCTTGGCAACGCGTTGCAAACTGAAGGCGCCGAGGGCGAAACCCTCA contains:
- a CDS encoding 50S ribosomal protein L25/general stress protein Ctc — translated: MNDFTLNAEVRSDLGKGASRRLRRLASLVPAVVYGGEKAPESISMLAKEVAKLLENEAAYSHIIELNVGGTKQNVIIKALQRHPAKGHVMHADFVRVVAGQKLTAIVPVHFINEEAPAKKGGEISHVVAEIEVTCLPKDLPEFIEVDLANAEIGSIIHLSDLKAPKGVEFVALAHGDDKAVANVHAPRVAPEAAEGAAE
- the ychF gene encoding redox-regulated ATPase YchF, yielding MGFNCGIVGLPNVGKSTLFNALTKSGIAAENFPFCTIEPNSGIVPMPDPRLDALAAIVKPKRILPTTMEFVDIAGLVAGASKGEGLGNKFLANIRETDAIAHVVRCFEDENVIHVSNSVDPKRDIEIIDLELIFADLDSCEKQLQKVARNAKGGDKDAVVQKGLLEQLIAHFTEGKPARSLMKSMGTDEKAVIKGFHLLTTKPVMYIANVAEDGFENNPHLDVVRAIAEEEGAVVVPVCNKIEAEIAELDDGEEKDMFLEALGLEEPGLNRVIRAGYEMLHLQTYFTAGVEEVRAWTVRVGATAPQAAGVIHTDFEKGFIRAEVIAYDDFIQYKGEAGTKEAGKWRLEGKDYIVKDGDVMHFRFNV
- the pth gene encoding aminoacyl-tRNA hydrolase; amino-acid sequence: MTAIKLIVGLGNPGAEYEQTRHNAGALFVERIANAQGVNLVADRKYFGLTGRYSHQGQDVRLLIPTTYMNRSGQAVAALAGFFRIKPEEILVAHDELDLPPGVAKLKQGGGHGGHNGLRDIIAQLGNQNTFYRLRLGIGHPGVASMVSNFVLGRAPRAEQEKLDASIDFALGVLPDILAGEWNRAMKNLHSQKA
- a CDS encoding MFS transporter — encoded protein: MAISNAQTGATPASATSQNSPLVMRIIGAVALAHLINDLIQSVLPSIYPMLKANYGLTFTQVGLITLTFQLTASLLQPWVGYHTDRHPKPWLLPAGTVCTLIGILMMSVVGSFPMILLAAGLIGVGSSTFHPEASRVARLASGGRFGLAQSTFQVGGNAGSAFGPLLAAAIIIPFGQGHVAWFGLFALFALFVLYRISRWYANHLNLFKLKQGQAATHGLSKGRVTSALVVLGLLVFSKYFYMASLTSYFTFYLIEKFDLSVASSQLHLFLFLGAVAAGTFFGGPIGDKIGRKAVIWFSILGVAPFTLILPHVDLFWTSILSVVIGFILASAFSAIVVYAQELVPGNVGMIAGVFFGLMFGFGGIGAALLGHLADVHGIEYVYFLCSFLPLLGVLAIFLPRTKKA